One genomic region from Chthonomonas calidirosea T49 encodes:
- a CDS encoding NAD(P)/FAD-dependent oxidoreductase, whose product MQRQSVIVIGAGLSGLACARIIQRAGHYAHLYEASDAVGGRVRTDYMDGFLLDRGFQVLFPAYPAVQTELDLNALRLHSFLPGALIHLQDKLYLVADPSRAPSTLLATAFAPIFTLKDRFLVLRLKSQVKKLSVENLFQQPDKTTEQFLKEYGFTNAFINHFIRPFYGSIFLETRLHTSVRMFAFVFKMLAESQATLPENGMGAIAQQIASSLAANSLHLNSPVAALWKERDRVKGIILENGEHIEADKVVLATEFHQAAKLAGLHLPATWRSATTVYFALPQALYPEKAVVLFPGVGRLVTSAALVSNIAPSYAPPRQHLLACNIVGDPAMEDEELVQRAKQELAAAFPYADTGSWRHLRTYRIRHAQFAQPPGIWELLPSAQTPYSGLILAGEITVSSSIHGALVSGRRAAELALETTDLPV is encoded by the coding sequence ATGCAGAGACAAAGTGTCATCGTGATCGGGGCCGGCCTTTCGGGATTAGCGTGCGCTCGCATTATTCAGCGTGCTGGTCATTACGCACATCTCTATGAAGCCTCGGATGCTGTGGGCGGCCGCGTTCGTACGGATTACATGGATGGCTTTTTACTCGATAGGGGCTTTCAAGTGCTCTTTCCGGCCTATCCGGCTGTACAAACAGAGCTCGATCTCAATGCCCTCCGTCTGCACTCCTTTCTTCCTGGAGCCCTCATTCATCTCCAAGACAAACTCTACCTGGTCGCCGACCCAAGCCGTGCACCCTCCACGCTTCTGGCCACCGCTTTTGCCCCCATCTTTACCCTAAAAGATCGATTTCTCGTGCTACGCCTGAAATCCCAGGTCAAAAAACTTTCCGTTGAAAATCTCTTTCAACAGCCCGATAAAACTACGGAGCAGTTCCTCAAAGAGTATGGTTTCACCAACGCCTTCATCAACCACTTCATCCGCCCCTTCTATGGCAGTATTTTTTTAGAAACACGCCTACATACCAGCGTCCGAATGTTTGCATTTGTGTTTAAAATGCTGGCCGAATCACAAGCGACCTTACCTGAGAACGGCATGGGCGCCATTGCTCAACAGATCGCCAGCAGCTTAGCTGCCAACAGCCTTCACCTTAACAGTCCCGTTGCTGCCCTCTGGAAAGAACGAGATCGTGTCAAGGGAATCATTTTGGAAAATGGAGAACATATCGAAGCCGACAAGGTGGTGCTAGCAACCGAGTTCCACCAGGCTGCAAAACTGGCGGGACTTCATCTTCCTGCCACGTGGCGCAGCGCCACAACGGTCTATTTTGCTCTTCCCCAAGCCCTCTATCCGGAGAAAGCTGTGGTTCTGTTTCCCGGCGTCGGCCGGTTGGTTACGAGTGCAGCGCTTGTCTCTAACATCGCTCCATCCTATGCACCACCCCGTCAACACCTCCTTGCCTGCAACATTGTAGGGGATCCCGCCATGGAGGACGAAGAGCTCGTTCAGCGTGCCAAACAAGAGCTTGCTGCTGCCTTTCCATACGCCGACACCGGCTCTTGGCGACACTTGCGCACCTATCGTATCCGTCACGCTCAGTTTGCCCAGCCTCCAGGTATCTGGGAACTGCTGCCGTCCGCACAAACACCTTATTCTGGGCTTATCCTTGCTGGAGAGATAACGGTCTCAAGCTCCATTCATGGGGCGCTGGTTTCAGGACGTCGAGCAGCGGAGCTTGCCCTTGAAACCACCGATCTGCCCGTCTGA
- a CDS encoding 4'-phosphopantetheinyl transferase superfamily protein, producing MITPDRLAELCKICRLETQLHTAAIRWLSHLRSPTTLVWLPETVGTDADALLLAAHFLGESLDGLSFTHDPLGKPYPARQGNPIPYLHISNTHDGGQRLLLAAKHENLAGVGLDVVYLPRLRSPHKDKTYLYRLAARFMGPLEFERFQSAAQQDDEEALRRRVAAHFSLMEASAKALGTGLKIGAFMGHSASLPLPTIGALQIEPSVQLFFDGIAQTWLATLNVQRWEAYWGADDMYLVTGVFLFRADV from the coding sequence ATGATAACCCCAGATCGGTTAGCCGAACTGTGCAAAATATGCCGCCTCGAAACTCAACTTCATACGGCCGCCATCCGCTGGCTATCCCACTTGCGCTCACCCACCACCCTCGTCTGGCTGCCTGAAACCGTTGGAACCGACGCAGACGCGCTGCTGCTCGCCGCGCATTTTCTTGGCGAATCGCTCGATGGTCTCTCTTTTACTCACGATCCCCTGGGAAAACCTTACCCAGCCCGCCAAGGGAATCCAATTCCGTACCTACATATCTCCAACACTCACGATGGGGGTCAACGCCTCCTCCTAGCGGCCAAACACGAAAACCTAGCCGGTGTTGGGCTTGACGTGGTCTACCTTCCACGACTGCGTAGTCCACACAAAGACAAGACCTATCTTTACCGTTTAGCAGCCCGCTTCATGGGACCTCTAGAGTTTGAGCGGTTTCAGAGCGCAGCCCAACAAGATGATGAAGAGGCTTTACGCCGTCGCGTAGCGGCCCATTTCTCGCTGATGGAGGCTTCCGCAAAGGCACTTGGCACCGGCCTCAAGATCGGAGCGTTTATGGGACATTCTGCTTCCCTTCCTCTTCCAACGATCGGAGCCCTCCAAATCGAACCCTCTGTGCAACTTTTTTTTGATGGTATCGCCCAAACTTGGCTCGCTACCCTCAACGTTCAAAGATGGGAGGCCTACTGGGGAGCCGACGATATGTATCTCGTCACCGGCGTGTTTCTTTTTAGGGCGGATGTATAG
- a CDS encoding electron transfer flavoprotein subunit beta/FixA family protein, which translates to MKILVSIKRVPDPYAKIRLTPQGALDTVGLNWTMNPFDAIALEEALRIREKGVATEIIVVSIGGPEVEETLRTALAMGADRAICILEERPPDPQRVSQLLAAIYHREQPRLILMGKQATDDDSNQVGQRLAALLQLPQATFASSIHLASDGQTAQVTREVDSGREILELTLPAVITADLRLNEPRYVALPAILKARTKPLLRLSGFELVPLTSPGFLLVKRETPPPRKPGRKVQNVEELIAALREEAKVLPNKTS; encoded by the coding sequence ATGAAGATACTTGTCTCTATCAAGCGGGTGCCAGACCCCTATGCCAAGATTCGGCTGACTCCGCAGGGAGCTCTTGATACCGTTGGCCTAAATTGGACAATGAATCCTTTCGATGCCATTGCCCTTGAGGAAGCCCTCCGAATACGTGAGAAAGGCGTCGCCACTGAAATTATTGTGGTAAGCATTGGTGGTCCTGAAGTCGAAGAAACGCTGCGCACGGCCCTCGCCATGGGGGCAGATCGGGCGATCTGTATTCTAGAAGAACGGCCACCAGATCCCCAAAGAGTAAGTCAACTTCTCGCTGCCATCTATCATCGCGAACAACCCCGCCTCATTCTTATGGGTAAACAGGCTACCGATGACGATTCAAATCAAGTAGGCCAGCGCCTTGCTGCTCTTCTGCAGCTGCCACAAGCCACCTTTGCTTCCTCCATCCATTTGGCATCCGATGGACAAACCGCCCAAGTGACACGCGAGGTGGATAGCGGTAGAGAGATACTTGAGCTTACACTCCCTGCTGTCATTACCGCCGATCTACGCCTGAATGAACCGCGTTATGTGGCCCTACCCGCCATTTTGAAAGCGCGCACTAAACCGCTCCTACGCCTCTCCGGCTTCGAGCTGGTGCCTCTCACCTCGCCCGGCTTTCTTCTGGTGAAACGTGAAACTCCCCCGCCACGCAAACCTGGGCGCAAAGTTCAAAACGTAGAGGAGCTTATCGCTGCCCTGCGCGAGGAAGCCAAAGTCTTGCCGAACAAGACCTCTTAA
- a CDS encoding electron transfer flavoprotein subunit alpha/FixB family protein — MTKWIVLADTNGETVLQTTLSAIGFAQQFAPNNFSLLIIGGTTVLDALEPWRRYGAEKLLIGSLTELAHPTADKVAPIVVKAMQSEGASWLVGPASSFGRDLLPRVAGLLDLPMLSEIMRAERDEAGFLFQRPAYAGNLIETYRPVANRGILSIRTSAFYAATTDSLSPVEILQLDPSELPTSTRWMGQEKSHKQRPELSSARVVVSGGRPLKDAETFERLIGGLADRLGGAVGATRAAVDSGIAPNELQIGQTGRVVAPDLYIAVGISGSVQHLAGMKDSKVIVAINNDPNAPIFEVADYGLVADLYEAVPELLEKL, encoded by the coding sequence ATGACCAAGTGGATAGTTTTGGCAGACACCAACGGCGAAACCGTGCTACAGACTACGTTGTCTGCGATCGGCTTCGCACAACAGTTTGCTCCTAACAACTTTTCACTCCTCATTATCGGAGGAACAACCGTTCTTGACGCCCTGGAGCCGTGGCGCCGCTATGGAGCCGAAAAACTGCTAATTGGCTCTCTAACGGAGTTGGCTCATCCTACAGCTGACAAGGTCGCCCCCATCGTCGTCAAAGCCATGCAATCGGAAGGAGCAAGTTGGCTCGTAGGTCCCGCCTCCTCCTTTGGACGCGATCTTTTGCCTCGCGTAGCTGGGCTGCTAGATCTTCCAATGCTTTCCGAGATCATGCGTGCCGAACGAGATGAGGCTGGCTTCTTGTTCCAGCGCCCTGCCTACGCCGGGAACCTTATTGAAACCTATAGGCCGGTGGCCAATAGAGGCATCCTAAGCATACGTACCTCAGCCTTCTATGCAGCTACCACCGACTCACTGAGTCCGGTCGAAATACTGCAGCTCGATCCTTCCGAGCTGCCAACCTCGACCCGCTGGATGGGGCAAGAAAAATCCCATAAACAACGCCCCGAACTAAGCTCCGCGCGTGTCGTTGTCTCGGGAGGCCGTCCCTTAAAAGATGCCGAGACCTTCGAACGCCTTATCGGCGGTCTTGCCGACCGCCTAGGCGGGGCTGTAGGCGCCACTCGCGCCGCCGTGGACAGTGGTATCGCCCCAAACGAGCTGCAGATCGGCCAAACCGGTCGCGTGGTTGCTCCAGACCTCTATATCGCCGTGGGGATATCCGGCAGCGTACAGCACCTAGCCGGCATGAAAGATTCTAAAGTTATTGTGGCTATCAATAACGATCCGAATGCACCTATCTTCGAGGTTGCGGACTATGGGCTCGTAGCCGACCTTTACGAGGCCGTTCCCGAACTGCTTGAAAAACTCTGA
- a CDS encoding (Fe-S)-binding protein, protein MPTRTIFFHISVFQQACFYTLALISTGIALIPIVRHARIWLRGGLPFALQQALQHLASFSREVFAHRHVLRRRYAGIAHLLLFYGMLVLFIGTCIVAIEHYGAFFFGPHWLYYGGFYLTCKVTLDIFGLALVIGILLTLLRRLCFRPEMLGHTPWDTGFLLLLLAATFTGFLLEGAGLAADPSRHAYMAYSPIGRWFALLFPHLSPTGYVLIWWVHAPLVLITIAALPYGRRLHLFTAPLSILLQPNRNMGVLEPETMEKVEQTGHIGLRTLADLNGTYLLNLDACMECGRCTEACPAHAVGKPLDPKQIVLSLRQQMWAADLLETTTDVIDEESLWACTNCHACVQECPAAIRHVDLINGIRRYRVGEGHLSGSAGTMLRQLASQKNPWGLPASQRMEWAKGLDVPIVEPGQKPDILLWVGCAGAFEPRAQATMRALVSLLHAANVSFAVLGHQECCTGDPARRMGEEFLFQELAAENIAVLNRTGASSILTACPHCFHTLKHEYPQFGGNYQVMHHTQFLKQLVQNGRLQLERGAQTNVTYHDPCFLARVNGEVRAPRALLQTLTHQPLKEPEHHADRTLCCGAGGGRMWMEEPSTQRPSNRRVKELLSTGAQTIAVSCPFCKVMLGDSLATSEQNTAHLADIAEILLASIAKTDLSLPQ, encoded by the coding sequence ATGCCAACTCGCACGATCTTTTTTCATATTAGCGTCTTCCAACAGGCCTGTTTCTACACTCTGGCGCTGATCAGCACTGGTATTGCTCTCATCCCCATCGTACGTCATGCGCGAATCTGGCTTCGAGGCGGTCTCCCCTTCGCCTTACAGCAAGCCCTTCAACACCTTGCATCCTTCAGCCGTGAAGTCTTTGCACATCGCCATGTTCTGCGACGCCGTTACGCTGGCATAGCCCATCTTCTGCTCTTCTACGGCATGCTCGTTCTCTTCATTGGAACCTGCATTGTCGCTATCGAACACTACGGAGCCTTCTTTTTCGGCCCTCACTGGCTCTACTATGGTGGGTTCTACCTAACCTGTAAAGTTACCCTAGACATCTTTGGACTAGCTCTCGTCATTGGCATCTTGCTCACTCTGTTGCGCCGTCTCTGCTTTCGCCCTGAGATGCTCGGCCACACGCCATGGGATACCGGTTTTCTACTCCTCCTCCTCGCAGCCACATTTACCGGTTTTCTTTTGGAAGGAGCCGGGCTAGCCGCCGATCCCTCACGCCATGCCTATATGGCCTACTCTCCCATCGGGCGCTGGTTTGCTCTGCTATTTCCCCATCTATCGCCAACCGGTTATGTCCTCATCTGGTGGGTTCATGCGCCGCTCGTGCTCATCACCATCGCCGCTCTTCCTTATGGACGACGGCTTCATCTATTTACCGCCCCTCTCTCCATCCTCCTCCAACCTAACCGAAACATGGGCGTTTTAGAACCGGAAACCATGGAGAAAGTCGAGCAAACCGGCCATATTGGCTTGAGAACCCTCGCTGATCTCAACGGCACCTACCTTCTGAACCTTGATGCTTGCATGGAGTGCGGCCGATGCACCGAAGCCTGCCCAGCCCACGCGGTAGGTAAACCGCTCGATCCCAAACAGATCGTGCTTTCCCTAAGACAACAGATGTGGGCAGCCGATCTCTTAGAAACAACTACCGATGTTATTGATGAAGAATCGCTTTGGGCCTGCACCAACTGCCATGCATGTGTGCAAGAATGCCCTGCGGCCATCCGCCACGTAGATCTTATCAATGGCATCCGTAGATATCGTGTGGGTGAGGGACACCTAAGTGGCTCGGCAGGCACCATGCTGCGCCAGCTAGCAAGCCAAAAGAACCCGTGGGGACTTCCGGCTTCTCAAAGAATGGAGTGGGCAAAAGGGCTAGATGTCCCTATCGTAGAACCCGGACAAAAACCAGATATCCTGCTTTGGGTGGGATGCGCCGGAGCTTTTGAGCCTCGTGCGCAAGCCACTATGAGAGCACTGGTATCCTTGCTACATGCCGCCAACGTCTCGTTTGCTGTTCTAGGTCACCAAGAATGCTGTACGGGCGACCCTGCCCGTCGAATGGGAGAAGAGTTTCTTTTTCAAGAGCTGGCAGCGGAGAATATCGCCGTACTAAATCGCACTGGTGCCTCCAGCATTCTTACTGCCTGCCCTCACTGCTTTCACACGCTTAAACACGAATATCCCCAGTTCGGGGGTAACTACCAGGTTATGCACCACACTCAATTTCTAAAACAACTCGTGCAGAATGGTCGCCTTCAACTAGAGCGTGGCGCACAGACGAACGTTACCTATCACGATCCCTGTTTTCTGGCACGGGTTAACGGTGAGGTGAGGGCCCCTCGGGCCCTGCTGCAAACGCTCACTCATCAGCCCCTAAAAGAGCCGGAGCACCACGCCGATCGCACTCTGTGCTGCGGTGCTGGAGGAGGACGCATGTGGATGGAAGAGCCCAGCACCCAGCGGCCTAGCAACCGAAGAGTGAAGGAGCTTTTATCTACCGGTGCCCAAACCATAGCGGTCAGTTGCCCTTTCTGCAAAGTCATGCTAGGCGATAGCCTCGCTACCTCAGAACAAAATACCGCCCACCTTGCCGATATTGCAGAAATACTGCTCGCCTCTATCGCTAAAACCGATCTATCGCTTCCTCAGTAG
- a CDS encoding transporter: MLVVCKTWHSVCRLLFICGFLLSLTLRVAFAGPPFITDDPEPVEWHHWEVYISSIYEHTKDGTSGTLPHVEINNGIVPNVQLHLILPMAFSQATGGPLLYGFGDIELGVKYRFVQEGRRRPMVGIFPLLEVPTGDANRGLGSGHLQTFLPIWLQKSWRTWTTYGGGGYWINPGAGNHNYLYLGWLLQKDLNSHLTLGGEVYYNTSPAVGESETMGFNFGGQYNFDDGHHLLFSFGRTFSGDTSFMSYIGFQWTFGPHETSEQEAQ, from the coding sequence GTGCTGGTTGTATGCAAAACATGGCATTCCGTTTGTCGTCTTCTCTTCATTTGTGGCTTTCTATTGTCGCTTACGTTACGAGTTGCCTTCGCAGGCCCTCCATTCATTACCGACGATCCGGAGCCAGTAGAATGGCATCATTGGGAGGTTTACATCTCCTCGATCTACGAGCATACGAAGGATGGCACCAGCGGAACGCTGCCTCATGTTGAGATAAACAATGGTATCGTTCCCAATGTACAACTACATCTTATTCTGCCAATGGCTTTTTCTCAAGCGACAGGTGGCCCCCTGCTTTATGGCTTTGGAGATATAGAGCTGGGGGTGAAATATCGTTTCGTGCAGGAGGGGCGTAGGCGCCCTATGGTTGGCATTTTTCCACTGCTCGAGGTGCCTACAGGCGACGCCAACCGCGGATTAGGCTCCGGCCATCTTCAGACCTTTCTGCCTATCTGGTTGCAAAAGAGCTGGAGGACTTGGACGACCTATGGTGGCGGAGGATACTGGATTAATCCGGGAGCAGGCAATCATAATTATCTCTACTTGGGATGGCTGCTGCAGAAAGACCTCAATTCTCATTTGACCCTTGGTGGGGAAGTGTATTATAACACCTCACCGGCGGTAGGGGAAAGTGAGACAATGGGCTTTAACTTTGGTGGGCAGTACAACTTTGATGATGGACATCATCTCCTCTTCTCTTTCGGCAGGACGTTCAGTGGCGATACCAGTTTTATGAGTTATATCGGTTTTCAGTGGACGTTCGGCCCTCATGAAACGAGTGAGCAAGAGGCACAATAG